From a region of the Globicephala melas chromosome 19, mGloMel1.2, whole genome shotgun sequence genome:
- the CEBPA gene encoding CCAAT/enhancer-binding protein alpha, whose protein sequence is MESADFYEAEPRPPMSSHLQSPPHAPSSAAFGFLRGAGPAQPPAPPAAPEPLGGICEHETSIDISAYIDPAAFNDEFLADLFQHSRQQEKAKAAAAPAGGGGDFDYPGAPVGPGGAVMPGGAHGPPPGYGCSAAGYLDGRLEPLYERVGAPALRPLVIKQEPREEDEAKQLALAGLFPYQPPPPPPPQHSHPPPAHLAAPHLQFQIAHCGQTTMHLQPGHPTPPPTPVPSPHPAPALGAAGLPGPGGALKGLAVGHPDIRAGGGGGGGGGAGKGKKSVDKNSNEYRVRRERNNIAVRKSRDKAKQRNVETQQKVLELTSDNDRLRKRVEQLSRELDTLRGIFRQLPESSLVKAMGNCA, encoded by the coding sequence ATGGAGTCGGCCGACTTCTACGAGGCGGAGCCGCGGCCCCCGATGAGCAGCCACCTCCAGAGCCCCCCGCACGCGCCCAGCAGCGCCGCTTTCGGCTTTCTCCGGGGCGCGGGTCCcgcgcagcccccagccccacctgccgcCCCGGAGCCGCTGGGCGGCATCTGCGAACACGAGACGTCCATCGACATCAGCGCCTACATCGACCCGGCCGCCTTCAACGACGAGTTCCTGGCCGACCTGTTCCAGCACAGCCGGCAGCAGGAGAAGGCCAAGGCGGCCGCGGCCCCCGCAGGAGGCGGCGGCGACTTTGACTACCCGGGCGCCCCCGTGGGCCCCGGCGGCGCCGTCATGCCCGGAGGGGCGCACGGCCCCCCGCCCGGCTACGGCTGCTCGGCGGCCGGCTACCTGGACGGCAGGCTGGAACCCCTGTACGAGCGCGTCGGGGCGCCGGCTCTACGGCCGCTGGTGATCAAGCAGGAGCCGCGCGAGGAGGACGAGGCGAAGCAGCTGGCGCTGGCCGGCCTCTTTCCCTACcagcctccgccgccgccgccaccacaGCACTCACACCCGCCGCCCGCTCACCTGGCCGCCCCGCACCTGCAGTTCCAGATCGCGCACTGCGGCCAGACCACCATGCACCTGCAGCCCGGCCACCCCACGCCGCCGCCCACGCCCGTGCCCAGCCCGCACCCAGCGCCCGCGCTCGGCGCCGCTGGCCTGCCAGGCCCCGGCGGCGCGCTCAAGGGGCTGGCCGTCGGGCACCCAGACATccgcgcgggcggcggcggcggcggcggcggcggcgcgggcaaAGGCAAGAAGTCCGTGGACAAGAACAGCAACGAGTACCGGGTGCGGCGCGAGCGCAACAACATCGCGGTGCGCAAGAGCCGGGACAAGGCCAAGCAGCGCAACGTGGAGACGCAGCAGAAGGTGCTGGAGCTGACCAGTGACAATGACCGCCTGCGCAAGCGGGTGGAACAACTGAGCCGCGAACTGGACACGCTGCGGGGCATCTTCCGCCAGCTGCCTGAGAGCTCCCTGGTCAAGGCCATGGGCAACTGCGCGTGA